GCGCGGCGCGCGTTTCCGTCGAGACTCGAGTTGAAGAGACCGGCCGGATCCTTCAGAGACGCGCCCTTGGAGAAGGTAAGCTTCACGACATTCTTGTAGGATTCGCCCGTGCAGATGATGCCGTCGTGCGACCAGACCGGAACGCCCCTCCACTTCCACTCCTCGACCACCTCAGGGTCAGCCTGTTTGATGAGACCGCGCATATGGGAGAGCGTCTTGCCCCTCCAGTCGTCCAGTTCCTTGATCCTCGCGTCGATCAGCCGGGAAGGGGATTCGCCATTGGCCGTTGCGCTCTTCTTCATCGTGTGTGCACCTCATTCGGCTGGTCTTCCATCTTGCGAAGGCACCAATGACTATCCGCCGGTGCAGTGCCCGTGGGGGGTGCGTCAACGGTAGCCGAACACGGGCGGGAACATGACAACCACCAGTGCCGCCCATCCGGCGTACACGGGCAGATAGGCGATCTGCCATCGCTCGAGGACGGCAAACGAGCCCCGGTGACGCAGGAAGCACGCATAGAGCCACGCCGACCACGCCAGGTTGACGAGCAGAATGAGATTCTCGCCCAGAGCCGCCACTCGGTTGGGAGTGAAGCCAAACTCGGAGATGCGGGCTGCGATCGCCGCGAGCGCCACCCCATCGACCACGAGCGCGCTGACCACGAGCAGCAGTTGCAGGCCGTCGAACAAGTCGGGCGGTGCCTGCGGGTCGCGCGCGGAGGCAGCGTAGAGCACCAACCCGACGACGACCGCGAGCAGCAAATCGAAGCCGATCAGCACCTCCCGCTTCACGTTGATGGGGCTGCCTGTCCACGCCATCGTGGCCAGAAACACCAGTAGCAGCACTGTGAACAGCGGCGTGAACAGCTTGGTCAGCACCGGTGCCATGTTCTCGATGACACCTTGCTTCGCCTCCACGAGCCAGGATCCGATGATGACGGCCCCCATCGCCCCGCACGGGATCAACCAGCCCCCTATGAACCACTCAGGGTTCATCCCGATGGCCTTGAACATCATCACCGTAAAGCCGGTGAGGACGCCGCCGCCGAGCGCGATGAGCACGTAGTAGATCGCCAACTCGCCCGAGAACCGGACGAAGTTCATGCGCCCACCATCGTCGAACCAGCGGCCTCGGACATACGCGAAGCCGATGGCCATCCAAAGGGCGATTGGCAGGTGCAGAATGGCCAGCACCTCAGTGTTGCTGCCCGGGCGGAAGGGGAAGACGTTGGCGAAAACAGCCCCGGCCGCGAAGGGCAGCGCGAGCCAGAGGCCGCTTGCAACGCTTGAACCACGCTTCCACACGAAATAGGTCGCGAGCAGTGGGAACACGAACAGGCTGGCGTTCCGGGCGTAGAACGGATCGTCGCCGCCGCCGAGCCGAAGACCGAACAGCGCCGGTACCTTGATGGCCAACGCCGCAGCGACGGCAAGGCTCAGGACGACGAGCGTCTCGGCGTGTGCGGTGTTCGCCGACTCATCGGCAGCGTCGGGGGCAATGACCAGCTGCTTCCACAGCCGCTCGGAGTGCGCGCGTGCAAACTCGCGTGACAGCGCATCGAGGCTGCCCATGCGCTTGACCGCAACTAAGAAAGCTTCATCCCCTGCCAGGCCGGCCTCGGTGAGCGCCACCAGCTGGTCGCGCAGATGTCCCTCGAGCTCCTCTACGTCGGGACCGTGAAGGGCCTGCCGGCGGCGTACGTACGCCCGCCACTGCGCGATTTGCTCCTCGAGCGGTCGATCGGCGAAGGTCGTCATGCCGTGCACGCCTCCATCCAGATACCCCGCAGGGTACCGTCCACGGCCTGCCATTGCTGCCGCTGGGCTGCGAGTTGCGCCCGGCCCTGTCTAGTGATCCGATAGTACTTACGCCTGCGGCCGTTCTCGGACGCGGACCACTTCGCCGCGACATGGCCTTGGCGCTCAAGCCGGTGCAGCACGGGATAGAGCATGCCGTCGGTCCACTGCAGGTGCCCGCCTGACAACTCGGTCACTCGCTTGATGATGGCGTAGCCGTAACTGTCGCCTTCGGCAAGGATGGCGAGCACGAGCGGCGTGGCGGAAGCAGCGACCAGGTCCTTACTCATGTCCATACGTAGAAGTCTTATACATTGTTGTTCTATGTAAGTCAACAACCTGA
This genomic interval from Acidobacteriota bacterium contains the following:
- a CDS encoding DUF1801 domain-containing protein, which translates into the protein MKKSATANGESPSRLIDARIKELDDWRGKTLSHMRGLIKQADPEVVEEWKWRGVPVWSHDGIICTGESYKNVVKLTFSKGASLKDPAGLFNSSLDGNARRAIDIHEAEGVDESAFKALVRQAVALNTAGKSKSPKKAKS
- a CDS encoding permease prefix domain 1-containing protein; translation: MTTFADRPLEEQIAQWRAYVRRRQALHGPDVEELEGHLRDQLVALTEAGLAGDEAFLVAVKRMGSLDALSREFARAHSERLWKQLVIAPDAADESANTAHAETLVVLSLAVAAALAIKVPALFGLRLGGGDDPFYARNASLFVFPLLATYFVWKRGSSVASGLWLALPFAAGAVFANVFPFRPGSNTEVLAILHLPIALWMAIGFAYVRGRWFDDGGRMNFVRFSGELAIYYVLIALGGGVLTGFTVMMFKAIGMNPEWFIGGWLIPCGAMGAVIIGSWLVEAKQGVIENMAPVLTKLFTPLFTVLLLVFLATMAWTGSPINVKREVLIGFDLLLAVVVGLVLYAASARDPQAPPDLFDGLQLLLVVSALVVDGVALAAIAARISEFGFTPNRVAALGENLILLVNLAWSAWLYACFLRHRGSFAVLERWQIAYLPVYAGWAALVVVMFPPVFGYR
- a CDS encoding helix-turn-helix transcriptional regulator — its product is MDMSKDLVAASATPLVLAILAEGDSYGYAIIKRVTELSGGHLQWTDGMLYPVLHRLERQGHVAAKWSASENGRRRKYYRITRQGRAQLAAQRQQWQAVDGTLRGIWMEACTA